From the Pectobacterium carotovorum genome, one window contains:
- a CDS encoding HI1450 family dsDNA-mimic protein, whose translation MDLNNRLTEDEALEQAYDIFLELAADNLDPADILLFNLQFEERGGAELFDPAEDWAEHVDFDLNPDFFAEVVIGLAEEEGEEITDIFARVLICREKDHKLCHILWKE comes from the coding sequence ATGGATTTGAATAATCGCCTGACCGAAGACGAAGCATTGGAACAGGCCTACGACATCTTTTTGGAGCTTGCAGCGGATAACCTCGATCCGGCAGATATTTTGCTGTTCAACCTGCAATTCGAAGAACGCGGCGGCGCAGAGTTATTCGACCCCGCGGAAGACTGGGCCGAACACGTTGATTTCGATCTGAACCCCGACTTCTTTGCCGAAGTCGTCATTGGGCTGGCCGAAGAGGAAGGCGAAGAGATCACGGATATTTTTGCCCGCGTGCTGATTTGCCGAGAAAAAGACCATAAGCTTTGCCACATCCTGTGGAAAGAATAA
- the oppB gene encoding oligopeptide ABC transporter permease OppB — protein MLKFILRRCLEAIPTLFILITISFFMMRLAPGSPFTGERNLPPEVMANIEAKYHLNDPMMTQYGNYLLQLVQGDFGPSFKYKDYSVNDLVATSFPVSAKLGAAAFILAIVFGVSAGVIAALNQNTKWDYTVMGFAMTGVVIPSFVVAPLLVLIFAITLRWLPGGGWNGGAPKYMILPMVALSLSYIASIARITRGSMIEVLHSNFIRTARAKGLPMRRIVLRHALKPALLPVLSYMGPAFVGIITGSMVIETIFGLPGIGQLFVNGALNRDYSLVLSLTILVGGLTILFNAIIDVLYAVIDPKIRY, from the coding sequence ATGTTAAAATTTATTCTTCGCCGCTGTTTGGAGGCGATTCCGACACTATTCATCCTGATCACCATTTCGTTTTTCATGATGCGATTGGCACCCGGCAGCCCTTTTACCGGTGAGCGTAATTTGCCGCCGGAAGTGATGGCGAATATCGAGGCCAAATATCATCTGAACGACCCCATGATGACGCAGTACGGTAATTACCTACTGCAACTGGTACAGGGTGATTTCGGTCCTTCTTTTAAATATAAAGACTATTCCGTGAACGATTTGGTTGCGACGTCTTTCCCCGTTTCTGCAAAGTTGGGGGCCGCAGCATTCATTCTGGCGATTGTTTTTGGTGTGAGTGCTGGCGTGATTGCTGCGCTGAATCAGAATACGAAATGGGATTATACCGTGATGGGTTTTGCCATGACGGGGGTGGTGATTCCCAGCTTTGTCGTCGCGCCGTTGCTGGTGCTGATTTTCGCCATTACGCTGCGTTGGTTACCCGGCGGGGGCTGGAACGGTGGGGCGCCCAAATACATGATTTTACCGATGGTGGCGCTGTCTTTGTCTTATATCGCCAGCATCGCGCGTATCACCCGAGGGTCGATGATCGAGGTTTTACACTCTAACTTCATCCGCACCGCGCGCGCCAAAGGGCTGCCGATGCGTCGCATCGTCCTGCGCCATGCGCTGAAGCCTGCGCTGCTGCCCGTGCTCTCCTATATGGGGCCGGCGTTTGTGGGCATTATTACCGGTTCAATGGTCATTGAAACCATTTTTGGCTTACCCGGTATTGGACAACTGTTCGTAAACGGCGCGCTGAACCGCGACTATTCACTGGTACTGAGCCTGACCATTCTGGTCGGCGGCTTAACCATTCTCTTTAATGCGATCATTGACGTGCTCTACGCTGTTATCGATCCGAAAATTCGCTATTAA
- the oppF gene encoding murein tripeptide/oligopeptide ABC transporter ATP binding protein OppF: MNNADEKKVLLEVDDLKVHFDVRDDKQWFWQPPKKLKAVDGVTLRLYEGETLGVVGESGCGKSTLARAIIGLVKATDGRVTWLGKDLLGMSDEQWRAARSDIQMIFQDPLASLNPRMTIGEIIAEPLKVYHPELDRQTVKDRVKAMMLKVGLLPNLINRYPHEFSGGQCQRIGIARALILEPKLIICDEPVSALDVSIQAQVVNLLRQLQREMRLSLIFIAHDLSVVKHISDRVLVMYLGHAVELGTYDQVYQNPQHPYTRALMSAVPIPDPDQERNKKIQLLEGDLPSPINPPSGCVFCTRCPVVGPECSKTRPLLEGSFTHAVSCLKVDPQALLPVEEVEPQ; the protein is encoded by the coding sequence ATGAACAACGCGGACGAGAAAAAGGTGTTGTTAGAAGTGGACGACCTGAAAGTCCACTTTGATGTCAGAGATGATAAGCAGTGGTTCTGGCAGCCGCCGAAAAAGCTGAAAGCGGTCGATGGCGTGACGCTGCGTTTATATGAAGGTGAAACGCTGGGCGTGGTGGGGGAATCCGGCTGCGGTAAGTCTACGCTGGCGCGTGCCATTATCGGACTGGTAAAAGCGACCGACGGACGCGTCACCTGGCTGGGGAAAGACCTGCTGGGCATGAGCGACGAGCAATGGCGTGCAGCACGTAGCGATATTCAAATGATATTCCAGGATCCGCTGGCGTCGTTGAATCCGCGTATGACCATCGGCGAAATTATTGCCGAGCCGTTAAAGGTTTATCATCCCGAACTGGATCGGCAGACGGTAAAAGATCGCGTGAAAGCGATGATGTTAAAGGTTGGGCTGCTGCCGAACCTGATCAACCGCTATCCGCATGAATTCTCCGGCGGCCAGTGTCAGCGTATTGGGATCGCGCGCGCGCTGATTCTGGAACCAAAACTGATTATCTGTGATGAACCGGTTTCCGCGCTGGACGTGTCGATTCAGGCGCAGGTGGTTAACCTGCTGCGCCAGCTACAGCGTGAAATGCGCCTGTCGCTGATTTTTATCGCGCATGACTTATCGGTAGTGAAGCACATTTCCGATCGCGTGTTGGTGATGTATCTGGGTCATGCGGTAGAGCTGGGAACGTACGATCAGGTCTATCAAAATCCGCAGCATCCCTACACCCGCGCGCTGATGTCTGCGGTGCCGATTCCCGATCCCGATCAGGAACGAAACAAGAAGATCCAGTTGCTGGAAGGGGATTTGCCTTCCCCGATCAATCCGCCATCGGGCTGCGTGTTCTGCACCCGCTGTCCGGTTGTCGGCCCTGAGTGCTCGAAGACCCGTCCATTGCTGGAGGGAAGCTTTACGCACGCGGTTTCGTGCCTGAAAGTCGATCCTCAGGCGCTGTTACCGGTGGAAGAAGTCGAACCACAGTAA
- the oppC gene encoding oligopeptide ABC transporter permease OppC codes for MFWNRKNVEALENFTEQTEIEGRSLWQDARLRFIHNRAALASLFVLAVITVFVIFAPMLSAFDYADTDWGMMSAAPDMTSGHYFGTDSSGRDLLVRVAIGGRVSLMVGVAAALVAVIVGTLYGAMSGYLGGKVDSVMMRLLEILNSFPFMFFVILLVTFFGQNMLLIFVAIGMVSWLDMARIVRGQTLSLKRKEFIEAAMVSGVSTRGIVLRHVVPNVLGVVVVYASLLVPSMILFESFLSFLGLGTQEPLSSWGALLNDGANSMEVSPWLLFYPAAFLVVTLFCFNFIGDGLRDALDPKDR; via the coding sequence ATGTTTTGGAATCGAAAAAACGTTGAAGCGTTAGAGAACTTCACCGAGCAGACAGAAATTGAAGGGCGCAGCCTGTGGCAGGATGCGCGCCTGCGCTTTATCCATAACCGTGCAGCGCTGGCCAGCCTGTTTGTGCTGGCGGTGATTACCGTGTTTGTTATTTTTGCTCCGATGCTGTCTGCATTTGATTACGCCGATACGGACTGGGGCATGATGTCAGCCGCGCCGGATATGACCTCTGGACACTATTTCGGTACGGATTCTTCTGGCCGCGATCTGCTGGTTCGCGTTGCTATCGGCGGTCGCGTGTCGCTGATGGTCGGCGTGGCGGCAGCGCTGGTTGCCGTGATCGTCGGGACGCTGTATGGCGCGATGTCCGGCTATCTGGGCGGGAAAGTGGATTCAGTGATGATGCGTCTGCTGGAGATCCTCAACTCATTCCCATTCATGTTCTTCGTGATTCTGCTGGTCACGTTCTTCGGGCAGAACATGCTGTTGATCTTCGTGGCCATCGGTATGGTGTCCTGGCTCGATATGGCGCGTATCGTGCGCGGCCAAACGCTGAGCCTGAAACGTAAAGAGTTTATTGAAGCGGCGATGGTGTCTGGTGTTTCCACGCGCGGTATCGTGTTACGTCACGTGGTGCCGAACGTGCTGGGCGTGGTGGTGGTATATGCCTCTCTGCTGGTGCCAAGCATGATTCTGTTCGAATCCTTCCTGAGCTTCCTGGGTCTGGGAACGCAGGAACCGTTAAGCAGCTGGGGCGCCTTGCTGAATGATGGTGCGAACTCAATGGAAGTGTCGCCGTGGTTGCTGTTCTATCCGGCGGCGTTTCTGGTCGTTACGCTGTTTTGTTTTAACTTTATCGGCGATGGCCTGCGTGATGCCCTCGACCCGAAAGATCGCTGA
- the oppA gene encoding oligopeptide ABC transporter substrate-binding protein OppA, giving the protein MALYQDRGVYKVKIRKTKRCFVTSMIAAAVMASCVNVQAANVPAGVDLAKEQVLVRNNGAEVSSLDPHKIEGVPESNVARDLYEGLVISDPDGHPIPGVAERWESSDFKVWTFHLRKDAKWSNGEPVTAQDFVYSWQRLADPKTVSPYASYLQYGHLLNIDDIIASKKSPDTLGVKALDDHTLEVTLSEPIPYFYKLLNHSSMSPVNKAVVEKFGDKWTQPENWVGNGAYRLKSWVVNERLVLERNTQYWDNAKTVINQVTYLPIASEVTDVNRYRAGEIDVTNNKLPIELFQKLKKEIPQEVNINPYLCTYYYEINNQKPPFNDVRVRTALRMGLDQDILTNKVKNQGDIPAYGYIPPFTDGLKAHTPEWFTWPQAKRNEEAKKLLAEAGYTAEKPLTFNLLYNSSDLHKKLAIAAASIWKQNLGVDAKLENQEWKTYLSTRHQGNYDVARAGWCADYNEPTSFLNSMLSDSSNNTAHYKSAAFDKLMEQAVQAKTDDERAKIYQQAESQLDKDAAIVPVYYYANARLIKPYVGGITGKDPLDNLRVKDLYIIKH; this is encoded by the coding sequence ATGGCGTTGTATCAAGACAGGGGCGTTTATAAAGTGAAAATTCGCAAAACAAAACGATGCTTTGTTACCAGTATGATTGCCGCCGCAGTGATGGCGTCATGCGTGAATGTTCAGGCTGCTAATGTACCTGCCGGTGTTGATCTGGCGAAAGAACAGGTTCTGGTGAGAAACAATGGCGCTGAGGTGTCATCACTGGATCCACATAAAATAGAAGGTGTACCGGAATCCAACGTCGCGCGTGATTTATATGAAGGGTTGGTGATTTCCGATCCTGACGGACACCCGATTCCTGGCGTGGCTGAGCGGTGGGAAAGCAGCGACTTTAAAGTCTGGACATTCCATTTACGCAAAGACGCCAAGTGGTCAAATGGCGAACCGGTTACCGCGCAAGATTTCGTTTATAGCTGGCAACGTCTGGCCGACCCGAAAACCGTTTCTCCTTACGCCAGCTATTTACAATATGGTCATCTGCTGAATATCGATGACATTATCGCCAGCAAGAAGTCTCCCGATACGCTGGGCGTAAAAGCACTCGACGACCATACGTTGGAAGTCACATTAAGCGAACCGATCCCATACTTTTATAAATTACTGAATCACTCGTCCATGTCACCGGTAAATAAAGCGGTAGTGGAGAAATTTGGTGATAAATGGACTCAGCCGGAAAACTGGGTAGGGAATGGCGCCTACCGCCTGAAATCCTGGGTCGTGAATGAGCGGCTTGTGCTGGAGCGTAATACCCAGTATTGGGATAACGCCAAGACCGTGATTAATCAGGTCACCTATCTGCCGATTGCTTCTGAAGTAACGGATGTTAACCGCTACCGCGCGGGTGAAATTGATGTTACCAATAATAAATTACCCATTGAGCTATTTCAGAAGCTGAAAAAAGAAATCCCACAAGAAGTTAACATCAATCCCTATCTCTGCACGTACTATTACGAAATCAATAATCAGAAACCGCCATTTAACGATGTACGGGTTCGTACGGCTCTGCGCATGGGGCTTGATCAAGACATATTGACCAATAAAGTGAAAAACCAGGGCGATATTCCGGCCTATGGTTATATTCCTCCGTTTACGGACGGCCTGAAAGCGCATACGCCAGAGTGGTTTACCTGGCCACAGGCGAAACGTAATGAAGAAGCGAAAAAACTGCTGGCGGAAGCGGGCTATACCGCAGAGAAACCGCTGACGTTTAATTTGCTCTATAACTCGTCAGATCTGCATAAAAAGCTGGCGATTGCGGCGGCTTCGATCTGGAAACAGAATCTAGGCGTCGATGCGAAATTGGAAAATCAGGAATGGAAAACCTATCTCAGCACACGTCATCAAGGCAATTATGACGTGGCGCGTGCCGGATGGTGTGCGGACTATAACGAACCGACATCGTTCCTGAATAGTATGCTGTCAGACAGCAGCAATAACACGGCGCATTATAAGAGCGCGGCGTTCGACAAGCTGATGGAGCAGGCTGTACAGGCGAAAACGGACGATGAACGTGCAAAGATTTATCAGCAGGCGGAATCTCAGTTGGATAAAGATGCGGCGATCGTGCCGGTTTATTACTACGCGAACGCCCGGTTGATAAAACCTTATGTCGGCGGCATTACCGGCAAAGACCCGCTGGATAATCTACGGGTGAAGGATCTCTATATCATTAAGCATTAA
- the oppA gene encoding oligopeptide ABC transporter substrate-binding protein OppA, protein MTHITTKKRVAAAIIAALSSTMAVSAFAATVPAGVQLAEKQELVRNNGAEVSSLDPHKIEGVPESNVSRDLLEGLVISDVNGKTIPGVAESWDNKDFKVWTFHLRKDAKWSDGSPVTAQDFVYSWQRLADPKTASPYASYLQYGHLVNIDDIIAGKKSPDTLGVKALDDHTFEVTLSEAVPYFYKLPVYPAMSPVNKAAIEKFGEKWTQPQNWVGNGAYTLKQWVVNEKMVLERNPQYWDNAHTVINQVTYLPIASEVTDVNRYRSGEIDMTYNNLPIELFQKLKKEIPDEVKVNPYLCTYYYEVNNQKPPFNDVRVRNALRLGLSQDILTNKVKNQGDTPAYGFVPPYIDGLKAAVPEWFTWSQAKRNEEAKKLLAEAGYTADKPLTLNLLYNTSDLHKKMAIAAASIWKQNIGVDVKLENQEWKTFLSTRHQGTYDIARAGWCADYNEPSTFLNSMLSDSSSNTSHYKSKEFDALVAKSLQVKTDEERAAIYQQAESQLDKDAVTIPVYYYANTRLVKPYVGGLTGNDPLDNVYVKDLYIIKH, encoded by the coding sequence ATGACACACATCACAACTAAAAAAAGAGTAGCTGCCGCTATTATCGCGGCGTTGAGTAGCACGATGGCTGTTTCTGCCTTTGCCGCGACCGTTCCCGCCGGCGTTCAGTTAGCAGAAAAACAGGAATTGGTTCGTAACAACGGCGCTGAGGTTTCCTCCCTCGACCCGCATAAAATTGAAGGCGTACCGGAATCCAACGTGTCGCGCGATCTGCTGGAAGGCCTGGTCATTTCCGACGTTAACGGCAAAACCATTCCCGGCGTAGCGGAAAGCTGGGATAACAAAGATTTTAAAGTCTGGACGTTCCATCTGCGTAAAGATGCCAAATGGTCAGATGGTTCGCCGGTTACTGCACAAGATTTCGTCTACAGCTGGCAGCGTCTGGCCGATCCGAAAACGGCATCACCTTACGCCAGCTACCTGCAATATGGTCATCTGGTGAATATCGATGACATCATCGCCGGTAAAAAATCCCCCGATACGCTGGGTGTGAAAGCACTGGACGATCATACCTTTGAGGTGACGCTCTCCGAAGCGGTGCCTTACTTCTATAAACTGCCTGTTTATCCAGCCATGTCGCCTGTCAATAAAGCGGCAATCGAGAAATTTGGCGAAAAATGGACCCAGCCGCAAAACTGGGTAGGCAATGGTGCTTACACGCTGAAACAGTGGGTTGTGAACGAAAAAATGGTGCTGGAGCGCAACCCGCAATACTGGGATAACGCCCATACCGTGATTAACCAGGTGACGTATCTGCCGATCGCATCTGAAGTGACGGATGTTAACCGCTACCGCAGCGGTGAAATCGACATGACGTACAACAACCTGCCAATCGAACTCTTCCAGAAACTGAAGAAAGAGATCCCGGATGAAGTGAAGGTCAATCCGTACCTGTGCACCTACTACTACGAAGTCAACAACCAGAAGCCACCGTTTAACGATGTTCGGGTTCGTAATGCACTGCGTCTGGGGCTGAGCCAGGATATTCTGACTAACAAAGTGAAAAATCAGGGCGATACGCCTGCCTACGGTTTTGTGCCACCGTATATCGATGGCCTGAAAGCGGCAGTGCCTGAGTGGTTCACCTGGTCGCAGGCGAAGCGTAACGAAGAAGCGAAGAAACTGCTGGCGGAAGCCGGTTACACCGCCGACAAACCGCTGACGTTGAACCTGCTGTACAACACTTCCGATCTACATAAGAAGATGGCGATCGCGGCAGCGTCTATCTGGAAACAGAATATCGGTGTGGACGTTAAGCTGGAAAACCAGGAATGGAAAACCTTCCTCAGCACCCGTCATCAGGGGACTTATGATATCGCGCGTGCTGGCTGGTGTGCGGACTATAACGAACCATCAACCTTCCTGAACAGCATGCTGTCAGACAGCAGCAGTAACACCTCGCACTATAAGAGCAAAGAGTTTGATGCGCTGGTGGCGAAATCCTTACAGGTGAAAACTGACGAGGAGCGCGCCGCGATTTATCAGCAGGCTGAATCACAGCTGGATAAAGACGCTGTCACCATCCCAGTTTATTACTATGCGAATACCCGACTGGTGAAACCTTATGTGGGTGGATTAACCGGTAACGATCCGCTGGATAATGTTTACGTGAAAGATCTTTATATCATCAAGCACTAA
- the cls gene encoding cardiolipin synthase, translating to MSTFYTVISWLLVFSYWLLIAGVTLRILMKRRAVPSAMAWLLVIYILPLVGIVAYLSFGELHLGKRRAERASKMWPSTAKWLRELKEYRRIFATENSEVASALFQLCERRQGVGGVKGNQLQLMTTFDDTIKALLRDIELARSNIEMVFYIWQSGGLVEQVTSSLIAAARRGVHCRILLDSAGSVQFFRQHHPELMRTAGIEVVEALKVNLFRAFLRRMDLRQHRKIILIDNRIAYTGSMNMVDPRLFKQDAGVGQWIDLMARIEGPVATTLGIIYCCDWEMETGKRLLPPPPDVNVMPFEQESGHTIQVIASGPGYPEEMIHQALLTSVYSARKQLIMTTPYFVPSDDLLHAICTAAQRGVDVSIIVPHKNDSVLVGWASRAFFTELLAAGVKIYQFKDGLLHTKSVLVDGQLSLVGTVNLDMRSLWLNFEITLVIDDAGFGSDLACVQEDYIARSRLLNAAQWQNRPYWQRIVERLFYFFSPLL from the coding sequence ATGTCGACATTTTATACCGTAATAAGTTGGTTACTGGTTTTTAGCTACTGGTTGCTGATTGCAGGTGTGACCTTGCGTATTCTGATGAAACGTCGGGCGGTGCCTTCTGCAATGGCTTGGCTACTGGTGATTTATATTCTGCCACTTGTCGGTATTGTCGCTTATCTTTCGTTTGGCGAGCTCCATCTTGGCAAACGTCGGGCTGAACGCGCCAGCAAAATGTGGCCATCAACAGCAAAATGGCTGCGCGAATTAAAAGAGTATCGCCGTATTTTCGCGACGGAAAACAGCGAAGTCGCCAGCGCGTTATTTCAACTGTGTGAAAGGCGGCAAGGGGTTGGCGGCGTTAAAGGCAATCAGTTACAGCTGATGACCACGTTTGATGACACCATTAAAGCGCTATTGCGTGATATTGAACTTGCCCGTAGCAATATCGAAATGGTGTTCTACATCTGGCAATCCGGCGGTCTGGTTGAGCAAGTCACCTCTTCCCTTATCGCGGCGGCGCGGCGCGGGGTGCACTGTCGCATTCTGTTGGACTCTGCCGGCAGCGTACAGTTTTTCCGCCAGCATCACCCCGAACTGATGCGTACTGCCGGAATAGAGGTGGTTGAAGCCCTGAAAGTGAATCTGTTCCGTGCTTTCCTGCGCCGCATGGATTTACGTCAGCACCGTAAAATTATCCTGATCGATAACCGCATTGCCTATACCGGCAGCATGAATATGGTCGATCCCCGTCTTTTCAAACAAGATGCCGGCGTCGGGCAATGGATTGATCTGATGGCGCGCATTGAAGGGCCGGTAGCGACCACGCTGGGGATTATTTACTGCTGCGACTGGGAAATGGAGACGGGCAAGCGCCTGCTTCCGCCGCCGCCGGATGTTAACGTCATGCCGTTCGAACAAGAGAGCGGCCACACCATTCAGGTTATTGCTTCCGGCCCCGGTTACCCGGAAGAGATGATTCATCAGGCGCTGCTGACGTCGGTCTATTCAGCACGTAAGCAGTTGATCATGACAACCCCCTACTTCGTGCCGAGCGACGACCTGCTGCACGCCATCTGCACCGCTGCCCAACGCGGGGTCGATGTCAGTATTATTGTGCCGCACAAGAATGACTCCGTACTGGTCGGCTGGGCCAGCCGCGCCTTCTTCACGGAACTGCTGGCCGCTGGCGTAAAAATTTATCAGTTCAAGGACGGACTGCTGCACACCAAAAGCGTACTGGTTGACGGACAGCTTAGCCTGGTCGGTACGGTAAATTTGGACATGCGTAGCCTGTGGCTGAATTTTGAAATCACGCTGGTGATTGACGATGCCGGATTCGGCAGCGATTTAGCCTGCGTGCAGGAAGACTATATCGCCCGCTCACGCCTGTTAAACGCGGCACAGTGGCAAAATCGCCCCTACTGGCAACGCATTGTCGAGCGACTGTTCTACTTTTTCAGCCCCCTGTTATAA
- a CDS encoding ABC transporter ATP-binding protein, with product MSKIELTGAHDALLHVQDLRVTFKTQDGDVTAVNDLNFTLNAGETLGIVGESGSGKSQTAFALMGLLARNGRIGGSARFRGKEILNLPESQLNKLRAEEISMIFQDPMTSLNPYMRVGEQLMEVLMLHKSMSKSQAFEESVKMLDAVKMPEARKRMKMYPHEFSGGMRQRVMIAMALLCRPKLLIADEPTTALDVTVQAQIMTLLNELKREFNTAIIMITHDLGVVAGICDKVLVMYAGRTMEYGAARDVFYHPSHPYSVGLLNAVPRLDAEDEVLATIPGNPPNLLRLPKGCPFQPRCPYSMDVCHSAPALESFGDGRLRACFRAIEEVV from the coding sequence ATGAGCAAGATTGAGTTAACGGGCGCGCACGACGCGCTGCTACATGTTCAGGATCTCCGGGTAACGTTCAAAACGCAGGACGGAGACGTGACGGCGGTTAATGATTTGAACTTCACGCTCAACGCGGGTGAAACGCTGGGGATTGTCGGTGAGTCTGGCTCCGGTAAATCACAAACGGCGTTTGCGCTAATGGGACTGCTGGCCCGCAATGGGCGCATCGGCGGCTCGGCGCGTTTTCGTGGCAAAGAAATTCTCAACTTACCTGAAAGCCAGCTGAATAAGCTGCGTGCTGAAGAAATCAGTATGATTTTTCAGGACCCGATGACCTCGCTGAACCCTTACATGCGCGTCGGTGAACAGCTGATGGAAGTGCTGATGCTGCACAAGAGTATGAGCAAAAGCCAGGCGTTTGAAGAGTCGGTCAAAATGCTGGATGCGGTTAAAATGCCGGAAGCGCGTAAGCGCATGAAGATGTATCCGCATGAATTTTCCGGCGGGATGCGTCAGCGTGTGATGATCGCGATGGCGCTGCTGTGTCGTCCAAAACTGCTGATTGCTGATGAACCGACAACGGCACTGGATGTGACGGTTCAGGCGCAGATTATGACGCTGTTGAACGAGCTGAAGCGCGAGTTTAATACCGCGATCATCATGATCACCCATGACCTGGGCGTCGTTGCCGGCATTTGTGACAAAGTGCTGGTGATGTATGCCGGGCGCACCATGGAATACGGCGCGGCACGCGATGTCTTTTATCATCCAAGCCACCCGTATTCTGTCGGCCTGCTCAATGCCGTACCGCGTCTGGATGCAGAAGATGAGGTGCTGGCGACTATTCCGGGTAATCCGCCTAACTTATTACGTCTGCCGAAAGGGTGTCCGTTCCAACCACGCTGCCCGTATTCAATGGATGTCTGCCACAGCGCACCTGCGCTGGAATCTTTTGGTGATGGCCGCTTGCGCGCCTGCTTTAGAGCGATTGAGGAGGTGGTATGA
- a CDS encoding YciY family protein — MKRSRNEVGRWRMLRQVQRRRSRWLEAQSRTYRHIRSARYLQQKHKRRALLYAVTYDW; from the coding sequence ATGAAACGCAGTCGGAATGAAGTGGGGCGCTGGCGGATGTTACGTCAGGTGCAGCGTAGAAGAAGTCGCTGGTTGGAAGCTCAATCACGTACGTATCGCCATATTCGCTCTGCCCGTTATTTGCAGCAAAAGCACAAACGGCGGGCACTGCTCTATGCGGTAACTTACGACTGGTAA